A stretch of the Actinotalea sp. JY-7876 genome encodes the following:
- the hrpA gene encoding ATP-dependent RNA helicase HrpA, whose amino-acid sequence MSDEPQRSAPGRRRSGGRRPRGGRPGGEQQGNRQRDVGPRAVHDAGREAARRERRAQVRADVVLPPITYPEQLPVSARRADIAAAIRDHQVVIVAGETGSGKTTQLPKIALELGRGRAGQIGHTQPRRIAARSVAERISEEITGGSGALGTVVGYQVRFTDQSSEETLVKVMTDGILLAQIQRDPQLLAYDTLIIDEAHERSLNIDFILGYLTRLLPKRPDLKVVITSATIDSQRFARHFAGPPTPEHPDGVPAPVIEVSGRTYPVEVRYRPLRPDDAAAPGDDDDLDIPDAPLKRTPSRRGDVEERDLMTAICEAVDELCAEGPGDILVFLSGEREIRDAEDALATHLGPRALGHGPAVPGSIELLPLYSRLSAAEQHRVFEPHQHRRVVLSTNVAETSLTVPGVRYVVDPGTARISRFSKATKVQRLPIEPISQASANQRSGRCGRVADGIAIRLYSEADFASRPEFTEPEILRTSLASVILQMVAVGVAGTPDDVARFPFVEPPDVRAVRDGVQLLTELGALTPAADGTRLTDVGRALALLPMDPRLARMIVEGGRRDAAREVMIIAAALSIQDPRERPMEQRPQADAMHARFADPTSDFLTYLNLWTYVREQQRELSGSAFRRLCRAEHLNYLRLREWQDVVTQLKEMAKPLGIVVRPPVTPAPIEAPGATRADRKARVDASLEQRRTGAAEVAVSAEEAPSLRLAWDGDRIHQALLAGLLSQVGMQEVTEVRANAPAKGRDARPGRKPQARNEYLGARGARFAIFPGSPLSRKPPAWIMAGELVETSRLWARDVARISPEWAEELAPHLVKRTYSEPAWSTKQGAAMATERVLLYGVPIVAGRRVLYAKVDPEHARELFIRHALVEGEWTTHHEFFHANRRLLAEAEQVEHRSRRRGLVVDDDALFAFYDERLPADVVSARHFDQWWKGARRHDPDLLTYSMALLVGDAEVDESAFPSVWPQADLRLPLTYQFEPGTESDGVTVHIPVAVLPRVRPEGFDWLVPGLHEELVVALVRALPKPVRVQLVPAPDVARAVVAWLRETQPSWEDTVRAADAAPSFTAVLGRAVRALRDVDVPDDAWDTSRLPPHLRMRFRVVEQRGRSAVVLDEGSDLVALQRRLAPQSEDAVRSAVRDAVRAAVRESAAAAPGAASPAASGAATPAPAPGAELERAGVTTWPDGLPDGRLPEVVTTSAGGVSVHGYPALVAGERRKDGRRPVDLRVLTTAGEQALRHPVGVRELLVTELALASGRITTRWTTTESLTLAASPYPSTEALVVDLQRAAVDALATEAGGGTGAVRDAAGYAALRTRLRDRLEDRTYAVARDLAAVLAAARELDGALRSATSLALLSTVTDVRGQLSALVHDGMASDVGAARLPHVVRYLRAARHRLDKAAADPGRDQALAWQVAEVAEAYDDALRTARAAAPDAARLARLAEVRWMIEELRVSLFAQQLGTPQPVSVKRIRTALAA is encoded by the coding sequence GTGAGTGACGAGCCCCAGCGGTCCGCACCGGGCCGACGTCGGTCCGGTGGCCGCCGACCCCGCGGCGGGCGCCCGGGCGGGGAGCAGCAGGGCAACCGCCAGCGCGACGTCGGCCCCCGCGCCGTGCACGACGCCGGCCGCGAGGCCGCGCGCCGCGAGCGCCGCGCCCAGGTCCGCGCGGACGTCGTCCTGCCGCCGATCACCTACCCCGAGCAGCTGCCGGTCTCCGCGCGGCGAGCGGACATCGCCGCCGCGATCCGCGACCACCAGGTCGTCATCGTCGCGGGCGAGACCGGCTCCGGGAAGACGACGCAGCTGCCCAAGATCGCGCTCGAGCTCGGGCGCGGGCGCGCGGGTCAGATCGGGCACACGCAGCCCCGCCGGATCGCGGCCCGCAGCGTCGCGGAGCGGATCAGCGAGGAGATCACCGGCGGGTCCGGCGCGCTGGGCACGGTCGTCGGGTACCAGGTGCGGTTCACCGACCAGTCGTCCGAGGAGACGCTGGTCAAGGTCATGACCGACGGCATCCTGCTCGCGCAGATCCAGCGCGACCCGCAGCTGCTCGCCTACGACACGCTCATCATCGACGAGGCGCACGAGCGCTCCCTCAACATCGACTTCATCCTCGGCTACCTCACGCGCCTGCTGCCGAAGCGGCCCGATCTCAAGGTCGTCATCACCTCGGCGACCATCGACTCGCAGCGCTTCGCCCGGCACTTCGCCGGTCCGCCCACGCCCGAGCACCCGGACGGCGTCCCGGCGCCCGTCATCGAGGTCAGCGGGCGGACCTACCCGGTCGAGGTCCGCTACCGCCCGCTGCGGCCCGACGACGCGGCGGCCCCGGGCGACGACGACGACCTCGACATCCCGGACGCGCCGCTCAAGCGCACGCCCTCGCGGCGCGGCGACGTCGAGGAGCGCGACCTGATGACCGCCATCTGCGAGGCGGTCGACGAGCTGTGCGCCGAGGGCCCCGGCGACATCCTGGTGTTCCTCTCCGGCGAGCGGGAGATCCGCGACGCCGAGGACGCGCTGGCCACCCACCTCGGACCCCGGGCCCTGGGCCACGGGCCGGCGGTCCCGGGCTCGATCGAGCTGCTGCCCCTGTACAGCCGCCTGTCCGCCGCCGAGCAGCACCGGGTCTTCGAGCCGCACCAGCACCGGCGCGTGGTGCTCTCGACCAACGTCGCGGAGACGTCGCTGACCGTGCCGGGCGTCCGGTACGTCGTCGACCCGGGCACGGCGCGCATCTCGCGGTTCTCGAAGGCCACCAAGGTCCAGCGGCTGCCGATCGAGCCGATCTCCCAGGCCAGCGCGAACCAGCGCTCGGGCCGCTGCGGACGCGTCGCGGACGGCATCGCCATCCGGCTCTACTCCGAGGCCGACTTCGCGTCGCGGCCCGAGTTCACCGAGCCCGAGATCCTGCGCACGTCGCTCGCGTCCGTGATCCTGCAGATGGTCGCGGTCGGCGTCGCGGGCACGCCCGACGACGTCGCCCGGTTCCCCTTCGTGGAGCCGCCCGACGTGCGCGCGGTCCGCGACGGCGTCCAGCTGCTCACCGAGCTCGGGGCGCTGACGCCCGCGGCGGACGGCACGCGCCTGACCGACGTCGGACGCGCGCTCGCGCTGCTCCCGATGGACCCGCGCCTCGCGCGCATGATCGTCGAGGGCGGGCGGCGCGACGCCGCGCGCGAGGTGATGATCATCGCGGCGGCGCTCTCGATCCAGGACCCGCGAGAGCGGCCGATGGAGCAGCGACCGCAGGCCGACGCGATGCACGCGCGCTTCGCCGACCCGACGTCGGACTTCCTCACCTACCTCAACCTGTGGACCTACGTCCGCGAGCAGCAGCGCGAGCTGTCCGGGAGCGCGTTCCGGCGGCTGTGCCGCGCCGAGCACCTCAACTACCTGCGCCTGCGCGAGTGGCAGGACGTGGTGACGCAGCTCAAGGAGATGGCCAAGCCGCTGGGCATCGTCGTGCGCCCGCCTGTGACGCCGGCGCCGATCGAGGCGCCGGGGGCCACCCGCGCGGACCGCAAGGCGCGCGTCGACGCGTCCCTCGAGCAGCGTCGCACCGGGGCCGCCGAGGTCGCGGTGAGCGCCGAGGAGGCGCCGTCCCTGCGGCTGGCGTGGGACGGCGACCGCATCCACCAGGCCCTGCTCGCGGGCCTCCTGTCGCAGGTCGGCATGCAGGAGGTCACCGAGGTCCGCGCCAACGCCCCCGCCAAGGGGCGCGACGCCCGGCCCGGACGCAAGCCGCAGGCGCGCAACGAGTACCTCGGCGCCCGCGGCGCCCGGTTCGCGATCTTCCCCGGGTCGCCGCTGTCCCGGAAGCCGCCGGCCTGGATCATGGCCGGCGAGCTCGTGGAGACCTCGCGGCTGTGGGCGCGCGACGTCGCCCGGATCTCGCCGGAGTGGGCCGAGGAGCTCGCGCCGCACCTCGTGAAGCGGACGTACTCCGAGCCGGCGTGGTCCACCAAGCAGGGCGCGGCCATGGCGACCGAGCGCGTCCTGCTCTACGGCGTGCCGATCGTCGCGGGCCGCCGCGTGCTCTACGCCAAGGTCGACCCCGAGCACGCGCGCGAGCTGTTCATCCGCCACGCGCTGGTGGAGGGCGAGTGGACCACGCACCACGAGTTCTTCCACGCGAACCGCCGCCTGCTCGCCGAGGCCGAGCAGGTCGAGCACCGCTCGCGCCGCCGCGGCCTGGTGGTGGACGACGACGCGCTGTTCGCCTTCTACGACGAGCGCCTCCCGGCCGACGTCGTCTCCGCCCGCCACTTCGACCAGTGGTGGAAGGGCGCGCGCCGCCACGACCCCGACCTGCTGACGTACTCGATGGCGCTGCTGGTCGGCGACGCCGAGGTCGACGAGTCCGCGTTCCCGTCGGTGTGGCCGCAGGCGGACCTGCGCCTGCCGCTGACCTACCAGTTCGAGCCCGGGACCGAGTCCGACGGCGTGACGGTGCACATCCCCGTCGCGGTGCTGCCGCGCGTGCGGCCGGAGGGGTTCGACTGGCTCGTCCCCGGGCTGCACGAGGAGCTCGTCGTCGCGCTCGTGCGCGCGCTGCCCAAGCCCGTGCGGGTGCAGCTCGTCCCGGCGCCGGACGTCGCGCGCGCCGTGGTGGCCTGGCTCCGCGAGACCCAGCCGTCGTGGGAGGACACCGTGCGTGCGGCCGACGCGGCGCCGTCGTTCACGGCCGTGCTCGGTCGGGCGGTCCGCGCGCTGCGGGACGTCGACGTGCCCGACGACGCCTGGGACACCTCGCGGCTGCCGCCGCACCTGCGGATGCGCTTCCGGGTGGTGGAGCAGCGCGGGCGGTCCGCGGTGGTGCTCGACGAGGGGTCCGACCTCGTCGCGCTCCAGCGTCGGCTGGCGCCGCAGTCCGAGGACGCGGTGCGCAGCGCCGTGCGGGACGCCGTCCGCGCCGCGGTGCGCGAGTCCGCCGCCGCGGCGCCGGGCGCGGCGAGCCCGGCCGCCTCAGGCGCCGCGACGCCGGCTCCCGCGCCGGGCGCGGAGCTCGAGCGCGCGGGGGTGACGACGTGGCCGGACGGGCTGCCCGACGGGCGCTTGCCGGAGGTCGTCACGACGTCGGCCGGGGGCGTGAGCGTGCACGGCTACCCGGCGCTCGTGGCGGGCGAGCGCCGCAAGGACGGGCGGCGCCCGGTCGACCTGCGCGTGCTCACGACGGCGGGCGAGCAGGCGCTGCGTCACCCCGTCGGCGTGCGGGAGCTGCTCGTCACCGAGCTCGCGCTCGCCTCCGGCCGGATCACGACCCGGTGGACGACGACCGAGTCGCTGACCCTGGCCGCGAGCCCGTACCCGAGCACCGAGGCGCTGGTGGTGGACCTGCAGCGGGCGGCCGTCGATGCCCTGGCGACCGAGGCCGGTGGCGGGACGGGCGCGGTGCGGGACGCCGCCGGGTACGCCGCGCTGCGCACGCGGTTGCGCGACCGCCTCGAGGACCGCACCTACGCCGTGGCGCGCGACCTGGCGGCCGTGCTCGCCGCGGCGCGGGAGCTCGACGGCGCGCTGCGCTCGGCGACGAGCCTGGCCCTGCTCTCGACCGTGACCGACGTCAGGGGCCAGCTCAGCGCCCTCGTGCACGACGGGATGGCGAGCGACGTCGGCGCCGCCCGCCTGCCGCACGTCGTGCGCTACCTGCGCGCGGCCCGTCACCGCCTCGACAAGGCGGCCGCCGACCCGGGGCGGGACCAGGCGCTGGCCTGGCAGGTCGCGGAGGTCGCCGAGGCGTACGACGACGCACTGCGCACCGCGCGCGCCGCGGCGCCGGACGCCGCCCGCCTGGCCCGGCTCGCCGAGGTCCGCTGGATGATCGAGGAGCTGCGCGTGAGCCTGTTCGCCCAGCAGCTCGGCACCCCGCAACCGGTCTCGGTGAAGCGGATCCGCACGGCGCTGGCGGCCTGA
- a CDS encoding DUF3817 domain-containing protein, whose translation MTPAPSRTGRIFAVVALLEATTWAGLLVGMLLKHVTHTTELGVQVFGRLHGAAFMIYVVVAVVAAVRLRWGARVTLVALAAAVPPLVTLPLERWLRRTGRLAEPAPGPAEVAPASVDAPSR comes from the coding sequence ATGACCCCTGCGCCCTCTCGCACCGGCCGGATCTTCGCCGTCGTCGCCCTGCTGGAGGCCACGACCTGGGCCGGGCTGCTCGTGGGGATGCTGCTCAAGCACGTCACGCACACGACGGAGCTGGGGGTGCAGGTCTTCGGCCGCCTGCACGGGGCCGCCTTCATGATCTACGTCGTCGTCGCGGTGGTCGCCGCGGTGCGGCTGCGGTGGGGCGCGCGCGTGACGCTGGTCGCGCTCGCCGCCGCCGTCCCGCCCCTGGTGACGCTCCCCCTCGAGCGCTGGCTGCGCCGCACGGGCCGCCTCGCCGAGCCGGCGCCGGGCCCCGCGGAGGTGGCCCCCGCCTCGGTGGACGCCCCCTCCCGCTGA
- the soxR gene encoding redox-sensitive transcriptional activator SoxR, whose amino-acid sequence MDSNDVLSVGEVSARTGLTVSALHFYEREGLIAPLRGPGNQRRYPRYLLRRISLIVVAKRLGIPLSEVAEVFADLPMDHEPTTADWKRVSRRWKVRLEERREAIVRLEKELVGCIGCGCLAMRSCDLLNHDDVLGGRGRGPVRLDPAAG is encoded by the coding sequence ATGGACTCCAACGACGTCCTGTCCGTCGGCGAGGTGAGCGCGCGCACCGGGCTCACCGTCTCGGCCCTGCACTTCTACGAGCGCGAGGGGCTCATCGCCCCGTTGCGCGGTCCGGGCAACCAGCGCCGGTACCCGCGCTACCTGCTCCGGCGGATCTCGCTGATCGTCGTCGCGAAGCGCCTGGGCATCCCGCTCTCGGAGGTCGCGGAGGTCTTCGCTGACCTGCCGATGGACCACGAGCCCACCACCGCCGACTGGAAGCGGGTCTCCCGCAGGTGGAAGGTGCGCCTCGAGGAGCGGCGCGAGGCGATCGTCCGGCTCGAGAAGGAGCTCGTCGGCTGCATCGGCTGCGGGTGCCTGGCGATGCGCTCGTGCGACCTGCTGAACCACGACGACGTCCTGGGTGGACGCGGTCGCGGCCCCGTGCGGCTCGACCCGGCGGCCGGCTGA
- a CDS encoding transketolase family protein — translation MRARFTATMADLLARDPRTALVLADIGPVDLGRGTPAAERVINVGIREQALIGVAAGLATAGLRPFVHSYAPFLVERPYEQIKLDLSHQDLGAVLVSIGASYDAASEGRTHQCPADVALLAALPGWRVHVPGHPDEVEALLRAAARADDRQYVRLSSASNPEAYPADGTIRVVREGRGAAVLAVGPALGATLRAAEGLDVAVAYTATPSPLDAPGLAALVADRGRLVVVEPYLEGTTAPEVLAALGGRPIALDLVGVGRTEVRRYGSPEDHARHHGLDARGIRQRLVGAA, via the coding sequence ATGCGCGCGCGCTTCACCGCCACGATGGCGGACCTCCTGGCGCGGGACCCGAGGACCGCGCTCGTCCTCGCGGACATCGGCCCGGTCGACCTCGGCCGCGGGACGCCCGCCGCGGAGCGCGTGATCAACGTCGGCATCCGCGAGCAGGCGCTCATCGGGGTCGCCGCCGGTCTGGCGACGGCGGGCCTGCGCCCGTTCGTGCACTCCTACGCGCCGTTCCTCGTCGAGCGGCCCTACGAGCAGATCAAGCTCGACCTCTCGCACCAGGACCTGGGCGCGGTGCTGGTCTCGATCGGCGCCAGCTACGACGCCGCGAGCGAGGGGCGCACCCACCAGTGCCCCGCCGACGTCGCGCTCCTCGCAGCCCTGCCGGGGTGGCGGGTCCACGTCCCCGGCCACCCGGACGAGGTCGAGGCGCTCCTGCGGGCGGCCGCCCGCGCGGACGACCGGCAGTACGTCCGGCTCTCCAGCGCGTCCAACCCCGAGGCGTACCCCGCCGACGGCACGATCCGCGTCGTGCGCGAGGGGCGTGGCGCGGCCGTCCTCGCGGTCGGTCCGGCACTCGGGGCGACGCTGCGCGCGGCGGAGGGCCTCGACGTCGCGGTCGCGTACACCGCGACGCCGTCCCCGCTCGACGCGCCGGGGCTGGCCGCCCTGGTCGCGGACCGCGGTCGCCTGGTCGTGGTCGAGCCCTACCTCGAGGGGACGACGGCGCCCGAGGTGCTCGCGGCCCTGGGCGGGCGCCCGATCGCGCTCGACCTCGTCGGCGTCGGACGCACCGAGGTGCGCCGCTACGGCAGTCCCGAGGACCACGCGCGCCACCACGGGCTCGACGCGCGCGGGATCCGGCAGCGGCTCGTCGGTGCGGCCTGA
- a CDS encoding transketolase — MTTTTPAAPTLTSPAHLPDALMRNLSRVTGDEKHDAAAHSTLDVLWVLHTRVLRVAPETPERAGRDRFLLSKGHGPASYYAVLATLGFFPEAWLDDLAGTTSPLGHHPDRLLVPGVEISSGSLGHGLPIAVGLARGLGITGEGGVVHVLVGDAELDEGSNHEAMAIAGRWRLDRLRCVVVDNDSTSLGWPGGIARRFEVEGWAAAHADARDHDALEAALTAPADGPHVTVVRTARKAG; from the coding sequence ATGACGACGACGACACCCGCCGCACCGACGCTCACATCGCCGGCCCACCTCCCCGACGCCCTCATGCGGAACCTGTCCCGCGTCACGGGCGACGAGAAGCACGACGCCGCGGCGCACTCGACGCTGGACGTCCTGTGGGTGCTCCACACCCGGGTGCTGCGCGTGGCCCCCGAGACGCCGGAGCGCGCCGGCCGCGACCGCTTCCTGCTGTCCAAGGGCCATGGTCCGGCGTCCTACTACGCGGTGCTCGCGACGCTCGGGTTCTTCCCCGAGGCGTGGCTCGACGACCTGGCGGGCACGACGTCGCCGCTGGGCCACCACCCGGACCGGCTGCTGGTCCCGGGCGTGGAGATCTCGAGCGGGTCCCTCGGGCACGGCCTGCCGATCGCCGTCGGCCTCGCGCGGGGCCTGGGCATCACGGGCGAGGGCGGCGTGGTCCACGTGCTCGTCGGTGACGCCGAGCTCGACGAGGGCAGCAACCACGAGGCGATGGCGATCGCGGGCCGGTGGCGGCTCGACCGGCTGCGCTGCGTCGTCGTCGACAACGACTCGACGTCGCTCGGGTGGCCCGGCGGGATCGCGCGCCGGTTCGAGGTGGAGGGCTGGGCGGCCGCGCACGCCGACGCGAGGGACCACGACGCGCTGGAGGCGGCGCTGACGGCCCCGGCCGACGGACCCCACGTGACGGTGGTCCGCACGGCACGGAAGGCCGGCTGA
- a CDS encoding universal stress protein, which produces MAGPVVVGVDSTPSSERALIWGAQAAADRHTELHLVHAIGYPSTALDLLEDEVVAAGAADLVAQAADRVRESWPALPVRTHVDRTTAANALGERSRHATLVVVGAQRLTGLAGVISGSLSYGIAAAAWCPVAVVPSLPAPEATGVVVGVDGSSDGLQAVRLAAAAADRTGDALHVVHAWQEPGVYLSADYYIPETISDRLEQDERLVLAESVAGLADRYPDLLIQQHLVQGQPAAALLDQAENARLLVVGSRGRGGLVRALLGSVSHTVVQRATCPVLITRTREHEVPPHH; this is translated from the coding sequence ATGGCAGGACCCGTCGTCGTCGGCGTCGACAGCACACCGTCCAGCGAGCGTGCGCTCATCTGGGGCGCCCAGGCGGCCGCGGACCGCCACACCGAGCTGCACCTGGTCCACGCGATCGGCTACCCGTCGACCGCGCTGGACCTCCTGGAGGACGAGGTCGTCGCCGCGGGCGCGGCTGACCTCGTCGCCCAGGCCGCGGACCGCGTGCGCGAGTCCTGGCCGGCCCTCCCGGTGCGGACGCACGTCGACCGGACGACGGCGGCGAACGCGCTGGGCGAGCGCTCCCGGCACGCGACGCTCGTCGTCGTCGGGGCGCAGCGGCTCACGGGCCTGGCGGGCGTGATCTCCGGCTCGCTCAGCTACGGCATCGCGGCCGCGGCCTGGTGCCCGGTCGCGGTGGTGCCGTCGTTGCCGGCCCCGGAGGCGACCGGGGTCGTCGTCGGCGTGGACGGCTCGTCCGACGGGCTCCAGGCGGTGCGCCTCGCGGCCGCGGCGGCGGACCGCACGGGCGACGCGCTCCACGTCGTGCACGCGTGGCAGGAGCCCGGCGTGTACCTCTCGGCCGACTACTACATCCCCGAGACCATCAGCGACCGCCTCGAGCAGGACGAGCGCCTGGTCCTCGCCGAGTCGGTCGCCGGGCTCGCGGACCGCTACCCGGACCTGCTGATCCAGCAGCACCTCGTCCAGGGCCAGCCCGCCGCCGCGCTCCTCGACCAGGCGGAGAACGCGCGCCTGCTGGTGGTGGGCAGCCGTGGGCGCGGCGGGCTGGTGCGTGCGCTGCTCGGCTCGGTCAGCCACACGGTGGTGCAGCGCGCGACGTGCCCGGTGCTGATCACGCGCACGCGCGAGCACGAGGTGCCGCCGCACCACTGA
- a CDS encoding aminoacyl-tRNA deacylase, which produces MTEPTTPTEGEQRAVAALEASGLRHRIVRHGPVSSLAEAAAARRVGPDQVVKTLVVRRGEGDYLFVLVPGGRAISWPKLRELLGVSRLSMPDAAVAREVTGYERGTITPFGSTHAWPVVADARVAGRPMSIGAGAHGVAATVDGSQMVLALGATVADVTDPEPEQP; this is translated from the coding sequence GTGACCGAGCCGACGACGCCCACCGAGGGGGAGCAGCGCGCCGTGGCGGCGCTCGAGGCCAGCGGGCTCCGCCACCGGATCGTGCGCCACGGGCCGGTCAGCAGCCTGGCGGAGGCCGCCGCGGCGCGGCGCGTCGGCCCGGACCAGGTGGTCAAGACGCTCGTCGTGCGGCGGGGCGAGGGGGACTACCTCTTCGTGCTCGTCCCCGGCGGGCGCGCGATCTCGTGGCCCAAGCTGCGCGAGCTGCTCGGCGTCTCGCGGCTGTCGATGCCCGACGCCGCCGTCGCGCGCGAGGTCACGGGGTACGAGCGCGGGACGATCACGCCGTTCGGCTCGACGCACGCGTGGCCCGTCGTGGCCGACGCGCGCGTCGCGGGCCGGCCGATGTCGATCGGCGCCGGGGCGCACGGCGTGGCGGCGACCGTGGACGGCAGCCAGATGGTGCTCGCGCTGGGTGCGACGGTCGCGGACGTCACCGACCCGGAGCCCGAGCAGCCCTGA
- a CDS encoding STAS domain-containing protein gives MTTTSQDRGTAVTGPDEVVSPAAPGSWGGIELGTAPDGTSVVHLWGDVDAGLREEASVVMAQVVLRAGPVVVDAADVTFLDSTGLAFVLQLVRAGEEEGRTVVVLDPPDGVSDLIELAGMTDLIPVRRTTAPD, from the coding sequence ATGACCACCACGTCGCAGGACCGAGGAACGGCCGTGACCGGCCCCGACGAGGTGGTCTCACCCGCGGCGCCCGGCTCCTGGGGCGGCATCGAGCTCGGGACGGCGCCGGACGGCACGTCGGTCGTGCACCTGTGGGGCGACGTCGACGCCGGCCTGCGCGAGGAGGCCAGCGTGGTCATGGCCCAGGTGGTCCTGCGCGCCGGACCCGTCGTCGTGGACGCCGCGGACGTCACGTTCCTGGACTCGACGGGACTCGCCTTCGTCCTGCAGCTGGTGCGCGCCGGCGAGGAGGAGGGGCGCACGGTCGTGGTCCTCGACCCGCCGGACGGCGTGAGCGACCTCATCGAGCTCGCCGGCATGACGGACCTCATCCCGGTCCGCCGGACCACCGCACCCGACTGA